From one Lycorma delicatula isolate Av1 chromosome 2, ASM4794821v1, whole genome shotgun sequence genomic stretch:
- the LOC142319822 gene encoding uncharacterized protein LOC142319822, with translation MEIREVLRQEYYLKKFRENRKNPGAVILDLYEKRKLREHCVKTENQRKRYTKQQLRIYREKPSQVFWRLKKLVDDGKVVGVGRDLNYVRAENEPCGSSGHLGLIVQSFRFSCLWSDLTINIISYTFILDNPRCWSRSCVAFSDRNRILGVAAKNQMVTNIDNTIHGFKRLLGRSYNDPAVQQELRDLPYKVVKQNNGSIGIKV, from the exons ATGGAAATTAGAGAGGTTTTACgacaagaatattatttaaagaaatttagagaaaatagGAAGAATCCGGGCGCGGTTATTTTGGATCTTTACGAAAAACGAAAATTACGAGAGCATTGCGTAAAAACGGAAAACCAGAGAAAACGGTATACCAAACAACAGTTAAGGATTTACCGGGAAAAACCATCGCAGGTG TTCTGGCGGTTGAAGAAATTAGTTGATGATGGGAAGGTTGTAGGGGTGGGGAGAGACTTGAATTACGTGCGTGCTGAGAATGAACCGTGTGGATCCAGCGGCCATCTTGGGTTGATTGTACAGTCGTTTAGATTCTCATGTCTGTGGTCAGacttaactattaatattatatcttatacGTTTATTTTAGATAACCCTCGTTGTTGGTCGAG aTCATGTGTGGCATTCAGCGACAGAAATCGAATATTAGGTGTTGCAGCCAAAAATCAGATGGTAACCAATATTGACAACACAATTCATGGATTTAAAAGGTTGTTAGGTCGTAGTTACAATGATCCGGCTGTTCAACAGGAGTTAAGAGATCTACCTTATAAAGTGGTCAAACAAAACAATGGTTCTATTGGAATTAAGGTATAG